A single Mytilus trossulus isolate FHL-02 chromosome 12, PNRI_Mtr1.1.1.hap1, whole genome shotgun sequence DNA region contains:
- the LOC134692255 gene encoding putative ferric-chelate reductase 1 — MPLCLQCVFLMMCFSYVYGTSQGALPKACDNMTPHHYGVKGQTGAAPFRLTVDKTEYRGEETIIVKLSKTSNKTFKGFLIQARNEDGKKIEGFRLSAQSKFLQCDSPNDTVTHTEASAKQSYIAEFIAPSTSQGNIAIFATVVHNFETYWVRIQSDLIIDRVTSGASSTFLPNTLAVVTVVFIWRYVY, encoded by the exons ATGCCGTTATGTCTTCAGTGCGTTTTCTTGATGATGTGTTTCTCCTATGTATACGGAACTTCACAAGGAGCATTACCGAAAGCATGTGACAACATGACGCCGCATCATTATGGAGTCAAGGGCCAAACTGGAGCCGCACCATTTCGTTTAACAGTAGATAAAACTGAGTACAGAGGAGAagaaaccattatag tCAAATTGTCAAAAACTTCAAACAAAACGTTCAAAGGATTTCTAATCCAGGCTAGAAACGAGGATGGAAAAAAGATAGAAGGCTTCAGACTTTCGGCTCAATCCAAATTTCTTCAGTGCGATAGTCCa AATGATACTGTTACCCACACAGAAGCCTCCGCAAAACAAAGTTACATAGCGGAGTTCATTGCACCTAGTACGTCACAAGGAAATATAGCtatttt tgCTACTGTGGTTCATAATTTCGAGACTTACTGGGTAAGGATACAGTCCGACCTGATAATCGACAGAGTCACCTCAGGAGCCTCATCAACATTCTTACCAAACACTTTAGCTGTCGTTACGGTTGTGTTTATATGGAGATACGTGTATTGA
- the LOC134692960 gene encoding putative ferric-chelate reductase 1 has product MELSSLSILLLLSWCSYIDGTSQGALKGACNDMTPQHSGNSPQSTAPPFQITVDKTMYEGGDVITVNLSRTATNQFKGFFIQARNQDGTKIPGFTLAQNSKFLQCDTANDAVTHTEASPKDSVTFQFTAPATSRGNITIVATAVESFNTFWVRIPSETIVDLAPTGVSSTILPNFIVVIVTVLCINLFQQ; this is encoded by the exons ATGGAATTATCAAGCCTGAGCATTCTCTTGTTATTGTCATGGTGTTCGTATATAGATGGAACATCACAAGGAGCATTAAAAGGGGCATGTAATGATATGACCCCACAGCATTCAGGAAACAGCCCTCAGTCCACTGCACCACCATTCCAAATAACTGTAGATAAGACAATGTACGAAGGAGGTGATGTTATAACAG taaACTTATCCAGGACCGCAACAAACCAGTTCAAAGGATTTTTTATTCAAGCCAGAAATCAGGATGGAACTAAAATTCCAGGCTTTACACTGGCACAGAACTCTAAATTCCTACAGTGTGACACTGCA AATGATGCCGTTACACATACAGAAGCTTCTCCAAAAGACAGTGTTACTTTTCAGTTTACTGCACCAGCCACATCTAGAGGGAATATAACAATTGT AGCGACAGCTGTGGAGTCTTTCAACACTTTCTGGGTGAGGATTCCCTCGGAAACAATTGTTGACCTGGCACCTACTGGAGTTTCCTCTACGATCCTACCAAACTTTATTGTAGTAATTGTCACTGTACTCTGCATAAATCTTTTTCAACAATAG